The Brassica napus cultivar Da-Ae chromosome C7, Da-Ae, whole genome shotgun sequence genome has a segment encoding these proteins:
- the LOC106408118 gene encoding disease resistance protein RBA1-like gives MKKLADKGKIQVIPIFYKVRARDVRRVRRQTGEFGDNFWNLAKASSGDQIKKWKEALECISGKMGLSLKDESSEADLVKEIVKEVVRVVAAARLKEVETRFEKKRRNDCNCPCQLPVIKRIKTEKL, from the exons ATGAAGAAACTAGCGGACAAAGGAAAGATCCAAGTCATTCCAATATTTTACAAGGTGAGAGCACGTGACGTGAGGAGAGTCAGGAGACAGACAGGTGAGTTTGGTGATAACTTCTGGAACCTCGCGAAAGCTTCTAGTGGAGATCAGATCAAGAAATGGAAGGAAGCACTGGAGTGTATCTCTGGCAAGATGGGTTTGTCGTTGAAAGATGAGAG CTCTGAAGCTGATCTTGTCAAGGAAATTGTTAAGGAGGTTGTGAGAGTTGTAGCAGCAGCTAGACTCAAGGAAGTAGAAACCCGTTTTGAGAAAAAAAGGAGAAATGATTGCAATTGCCCATGTCAGCTTCCCGTTATCAAGAGGATCAAAACCGAAAAGTTGTGA
- the LOC111208051 gene encoding uncharacterized protein LOC111208051 has product MCIDSRNGARFSDSRGGVDFGFVDIEAHDQMSNGSTTSQERPSSSSMTSQERSNSLRSIIIR; this is encoded by the exons ATGTG CATAGATTCTCGCAACGGGGCAAGATTCAGCGATTCAAGAGGTGGAGTAGACTTTGGCTTCGTGGACATCGAAGCACATGATCAGATGTCAAATGGTTCTACTACATCACAAGAAcgtccatcttcttcttccatgaCATCACAAGAACGTTCAAATTCTCTACGTTCAATCATTATTCGGTAG